In Thauera sp. JM12B12, one DNA window encodes the following:
- the dapA gene encoding 4-hydroxy-tetrahydrodipicolinate synthase: MITGSLVAIVTPMHDDGSLDFPRLRSLVDWHIAEGTDGIVVVGTTGESPTVDVDEHCELIRATVEHVGGRVPVIAGTGANSTAEAVELARFAHQAGATAHLSVVPYYNKPTQEGLYRHFRTIAEAVELPLILYNVPGRTVADLANDTTLRLAELPNVVGLKDATGNIDRACDLIERAPADFALYSGDDMTSAAFLMLGGHGVISVTANVAPRAMHALCAAAAAGDMRTLRETNAALTGLHRDLFCEANPIPVKWAVARMGLIGDGLRLPLTQLSEAHHERVLKAMRKAGIKV, encoded by the coding sequence ATGATTACCGGATCGCTTGTCGCCATCGTCACGCCCATGCATGACGACGGCAGCCTGGATTTCCCCCGCCTGCGCAGTCTCGTCGACTGGCACATCGCCGAAGGGACGGACGGCATCGTCGTCGTCGGCACCACCGGCGAGTCGCCCACCGTAGACGTGGACGAACATTGCGAACTCATCCGCGCCACCGTCGAGCACGTGGGCGGGCGCGTCCCGGTCATTGCCGGCACGGGGGCGAACAGCACCGCCGAGGCTGTCGAGCTTGCCCGCTTTGCCCACCAGGCGGGTGCCACCGCGCACCTGTCGGTCGTGCCCTACTACAACAAGCCGACCCAGGAAGGCCTGTACCGGCACTTCCGCACCATCGCGGAGGCGGTCGAGCTGCCGCTCATCCTCTACAACGTGCCGGGCCGCACCGTGGCCGACCTTGCCAATGACACCACGCTGCGCCTTGCCGAGCTGCCGAATGTCGTCGGCCTGAAGGACGCGACCGGCAACATCGATCGCGCATGCGACCTGATCGAGCGTGCGCCCGCCGACTTCGCCCTCTACAGCGGCGATGACATGACATCGGCCGCCTTCCTGATGCTCGGCGGGCACGGCGTCATCTCCGTCACCGCCAACGTCGCCCCGCGCGCCATGCACGCGCTGTGTGCCGCAGCGGCAGCGGGCGACATGCGCACCCTGCGCGAAACCAATGCCGCGCTGACGGGTCTGCACCGCGACCTGTTCTGCGAGGCCAATCCGATCCCGGTAAAGTGGGCCGTGGCCCGCATGGGGCTCATCGGCGACGGTCTGCGCCTGCCGTTGACGCAGTTGTCGGAAGCCCACCACGAGCGCGTGCTCAAGGCAATGCGCAAGGCCGGCATCAAGGTCTGA
- the bamC gene encoding outer membrane protein assembly factor BamC, which yields MNRSTRTSLSLLACSIALGGCSGSLLESKRIDYKSARQIERPLEIPPDLTAPQRDDRFAVPDVAPRGVATYSAYSADRAGQPAVASGTPEVLNASDNMRIERAGSQRWLVVSGTPEQLWPQIKDFWLELGFILNIDSPEIGVMETDWAEDRAKIPQDFIRSSIGKVFDGLFSTPERDKFRTRLEQGKDPGTVEVYISHRGMMEIYPTEAKDSTIWQPRPADPELEAEMLRRLMVSLGAEEARAEAAIATQQAPERAQISSAADGRVMLVMEEPFDRAWRRVGLALDRIGFTVEDRDRAQGLYFVRYVDPDADNRSPEKGFLSRLAFWRSDDKPAAGGSEYRLRVEGQGDGSRVSVLSREGGQDNSETARRMLGLLHEQLR from the coding sequence ATGAACCGTTCCACGCGCACCTCACTGTCCCTGCTCGCATGCTCGATCGCGCTCGGCGGTTGTTCGGGATCGTTGCTCGAGTCCAAGCGCATCGACTACAAGAGCGCCCGTCAGATCGAGCGCCCGCTCGAGATCCCTCCAGATCTGACCGCGCCGCAGCGCGACGACCGCTTCGCCGTGCCCGACGTGGCCCCGCGCGGCGTCGCCACCTATTCCGCCTACTCCGCAGACCGCGCAGGGCAGCCTGCGGTGGCCTCGGGTACGCCCGAGGTCCTCAACGCGTCCGACAACATGCGCATCGAGCGTGCGGGCAGCCAGCGCTGGCTGGTGGTGAGCGGCACGCCGGAACAGCTCTGGCCGCAGATCAAGGATTTTTGGCTCGAGCTCGGCTTCATCCTCAACATCGACAGCCCCGAGATCGGCGTCATGGAGACGGACTGGGCGGAAGATCGCGCCAAGATTCCCCAGGACTTCATCCGCTCGAGCATCGGCAAGGTGTTCGACGGCCTGTTCTCCACACCCGAGCGCGACAAGTTCCGTACCCGACTCGAGCAGGGCAAGGACCCCGGCACGGTGGAGGTGTACATCAGCCATCGCGGCATGATGGAGATCTACCCCACCGAAGCGAAGGATTCGACCATCTGGCAGCCGCGCCCGGCCGACCCCGAACTCGAAGCCGAGATGCTGCGCCGCCTGATGGTCAGCCTCGGTGCAGAGGAGGCACGCGCCGAGGCAGCGATCGCGACGCAGCAGGCGCCCGAGCGTGCCCAGATCAGTTCCGCGGCCGACGGGCGTGTGATGCTGGTCATGGAAGAGCCCTTCGATCGCGCCTGGCGTCGAGTCGGCCTTGCCCTCGACCGCATCGGTTTCACCGTCGAGGATCGTGATCGCGCCCAGGGGCTGTACTTCGTGCGTTATGTGGATCCCGACGCCGACAACCGCAGCCCGGAGAAGGGTTTCCTGTCGCGTCTCGCCTTCTGGCGCAGTGATGACAAGCCTGCCGCGGGTGGCAGCGAGTACCGTTTGCGCGTCGAAGGCCAGGGCGATGGCTCGCGCGTTAGCGTGCTCAGCCGCGAAGGTGGCCAGGACAACTCGGAAACGGCGCGCCGCATGCTGGGCCTGCTCCACGAGCAGCTGCGCTGA
- a CDS encoding MoxR family ATPase, protein MPLHHANRLLEAAGGIILGKERELRLALACLVARGHLLIEDVPGVGKTTLAHVLSRLMGLQFQRIQFTSDLLPADILGVSVFDRATGAFRFHPGPVFAQLILADEINRATPKTQSALLEAMEERQVTADGETFTLPEPFFVIATQNPAHQIGTFPLPESQLDRFLLRIQLGYPDRAAERALLMGEDRRTLLERQCAVITPAALLELQQAAHSVHVSAALIDYVQALLGATRNSPELVNGLSPRAGLGLIAVSRAWALIEGRDHVLPEDVQALFPHVAAHRLHLAGDGRPVPPATLARLMQAVALR, encoded by the coding sequence ATGCCCCTGCATCATGCAAATCGCCTGCTGGAAGCGGCCGGCGGCATCATCCTCGGCAAGGAACGCGAGCTCCGTCTCGCCCTCGCATGCCTGGTCGCGCGCGGGCATCTGCTGATCGAGGATGTACCCGGAGTGGGCAAGACCACGCTCGCTCACGTGCTGTCCCGCCTGATGGGGCTGCAGTTCCAGCGCATCCAGTTCACGAGCGACCTGCTGCCGGCGGACATCCTGGGCGTTTCGGTATTCGATCGCGCCACCGGCGCATTCCGCTTTCATCCCGGCCCCGTGTTCGCGCAACTCATCCTCGCCGACGAGATCAACCGCGCCACCCCGAAGACACAGAGCGCCCTGCTCGAGGCCATGGAAGAGCGCCAGGTCACGGCCGACGGCGAGACCTTCACGCTGCCAGAGCCCTTCTTCGTGATCGCGACACAGAATCCGGCGCACCAGATCGGCACCTTTCCGCTCCCCGAAAGCCAGCTCGACCGCTTCCTGCTGCGCATCCAGCTCGGCTACCCGGACCGCGCCGCCGAGCGCGCGCTGCTGATGGGAGAGGACCGGCGCACGCTCCTCGAACGCCAGTGCGCGGTGATCACGCCGGCCGCGCTGCTCGAACTGCAACAGGCCGCGCACAGCGTGCACGTGTCCGCGGCGCTGATCGATTACGTCCAGGCCCTGCTCGGTGCCACCCGCAACAGCCCCGAGCTCGTCAATGGCCTGAGTCCGCGCGCCGGCCTCGGGCTGATCGCCGTGTCGCGCGCGTGGGCGCTCATCGAAGGCCGCGACCACGTCCTGCCCGAAGACGTCCAGGCGCTCTTCCCGCACGTCGCTGCGCATCGCCTCCATCTGGCCGGCGACGGCAGGCCTGTGCCGCCGGCCACGCTCGCCCGTCTGATGCAGGCGGTTGCCCTGCGCTGA
- a CDS encoding DUF3488 and transglutaminase-like domain-containing protein, translating into MSVRSLGELIAKPRRAPSAPPLGIKAPPAALQRSQATWLLATAAITLAPHGLWLPVWIYALCALLLTWRGVLLWQGGRSPPHLLLLALSVAAGIGVRVEFGHFFGKDPGVALLALLLGLKLLEARAARDVRAGVLLCLFLQMALFLEDQSMAIAGLALLGTLAALGALAALADPAGSVRAQLRTAAVLLAHGLPFMLVFFLLFPRIQGPLWGLPADAFSARTGLSDTMSPGSISDLGNSTAIAFRAAFAGTPPPPALRYWRGPVLTEFDGRSWTAAPFTEAPAPSYRPDGPRLDYALTLEAHNRRWLLALDYPGEAGPDIRFASDHHALSTRPVQARSRFQLNAYPQARIGIDEPAAVIAAATRLPPGSNPRSRALAARLAEGASSHAEVLERVIAHLRAGRLQYTLRPPLLGRHSADEFLFDTRRGFCEHFASAFAVIMRAAGVPTRIVTGYQGGEVNPIDGYVVVRQSDAHAWAEVWLAGRGWVRVDPTALAAPERIDDGLAAALADGSELPFMLQADLAWLRDLRHRWEAASNAWNQQVLGYNPERQRELLSRLGLERSDVMTMVGALAGLSALVLAGLYVWAMGRTRSRDPLQRTWERFCSRMARSGLGRDPWEGPLAYGERLAAALPEQAEGLRAACATYARLRYGPTARDDGVRELKKLLNEIRLT; encoded by the coding sequence ATGAGTGTGCGAAGTCTTGGCGAGCTCATCGCCAAACCGCGTCGAGCGCCGTCCGCACCGCCGCTGGGCATCAAGGCCCCACCGGCCGCGCTCCAGCGCAGCCAGGCCACCTGGCTGCTCGCCACCGCCGCGATCACGCTCGCCCCTCACGGCCTGTGGCTACCGGTCTGGATCTACGCACTCTGTGCGTTGCTGCTGACATGGCGGGGCGTCCTGCTCTGGCAAGGCGGCCGTTCACCGCCACACCTGCTCCTGCTGGCGCTATCGGTCGCTGCCGGGATCGGCGTACGGGTCGAATTCGGCCACTTCTTCGGCAAGGACCCCGGGGTCGCCCTGCTCGCCTTGCTGCTCGGTCTCAAGCTGCTCGAAGCACGGGCCGCACGGGATGTGCGCGCCGGCGTGCTTCTTTGCCTGTTCCTGCAGATGGCGCTGTTTCTCGAGGACCAGTCGATGGCGATCGCCGGACTTGCGCTGCTCGGCACGCTGGCCGCGCTCGGCGCCCTCGCCGCGCTTGCGGACCCTGCCGGGAGCGTGCGTGCCCAACTGCGCACTGCCGCCGTGCTGCTCGCGCACGGGCTGCCCTTCATGCTCGTCTTCTTCCTGCTCTTTCCGCGCATCCAGGGCCCGCTCTGGGGGCTGCCCGCCGACGCCTTCAGCGCCCGCACCGGCCTCTCGGACACGATGAGCCCGGGCTCGATCAGCGACCTCGGCAACTCCACCGCGATCGCCTTCCGGGCCGCCTTCGCGGGTACGCCCCCGCCGCCGGCCCTGCGTTACTGGCGGGGTCCGGTGCTCACCGAGTTCGACGGCCGCAGCTGGACGGCCGCGCCATTCACGGAGGCGCCGGCACCGTCCTATCGTCCCGACGGTCCGCGCCTGGATTACGCGCTCACGCTCGAGGCGCACAACCGGCGCTGGCTGCTCGCGCTCGACTACCCCGGCGAGGCCGGCCCCGACATACGCTTCGCGAGCGATCACCACGCCCTGAGCACCCGGCCGGTCCAGGCGCGCAGCCGCTTTCAGCTCAATGCCTACCCGCAGGCTCGGATCGGCATCGACGAACCAGCCGCCGTGATCGCCGCCGCCACCCGTCTGCCACCGGGGAGCAATCCGCGCAGCCGCGCACTCGCCGCGCGTCTGGCCGAGGGCGCCTCATCGCACGCGGAGGTCCTCGAGCGCGTGATCGCCCATCTTCGCGCCGGCCGGCTCCAATACACCCTGCGCCCCCCCTTGCTCGGCAGGCACAGCGCCGACGAATTCCTGTTCGACACCCGCCGCGGCTTCTGCGAGCACTTTGCCTCCGCCTTTGCGGTCATCATGCGGGCGGCGGGGGTACCGACGCGGATCGTCACCGGTTACCAGGGCGGCGAGGTCAACCCGATCGATGGCTACGTCGTGGTGCGCCAGTCCGACGCTCATGCCTGGGCAGAGGTCTGGCTCGCCGGCCGCGGCTGGGTGCGAGTCGACCCGACCGCGCTCGCCGCACCCGAGCGCATCGACGACGGCCTGGCGGCAGCGCTCGCCGACGGCAGCGAACTGCCCTTCATGCTGCAGGCCGATCTCGCCTGGTTGCGCGACCTTCGCCACCGCTGGGAAGCGGCATCCAATGCCTGGAACCAGCAGGTTCTTGGCTACAATCCCGAACGTCAACGCGAACTCCTCTCCCGGCTCGGGCTCGAACGAAGCGACGTGATGACGATGGTCGGCGCCCTCGCCGGTCTATCCGCGCTTGTACTTGCAGGCCTTTACGTCTGGGCGATGGGCAGGACTCGAAGCCGCGATCCGTTGCAGCGCACCTGGGAGCGGTTCTGCTCCCGCATGGCGCGCTCAGGTCTCGGGCGCGATCCTTGGGAGGGCCCGCTCGCCTACGGCGAACGCCTCGCCGCAGCACTGCCAGAGCAGGCTGAGGGACTGCGTGCCGCATGTGCCACATACGCCCGGCTGCGCTACGGCCCCACGGCTCGGGACGATGGCGTGCGCGAACTGAAGAAACTGCTTAACGAGATCCGCCTCACATGA
- a CDS encoding histone deacetylase family protein — MTTTAFITHRDCWLHDMGSMHPECPDRLSAINDRLIAAGLDMYISFYDAPVAEREQIIRVHPAEYLESLLSNVPEHGIRHLDPDTAMSPGTMKAALRSAGAGVFATDLVIKGEIENAFCAVRPPGHHAERAKAMGFCFMNNVAIAARHALEVHGLERVAVVDFDVHHGNGTEDIFRDDPRVMMAGIFQHPFYPYSGTENPPAHMCNVPLPAGTRGDAFRQVFGDIVVPALRSHNPQMIFISAGFDAHYEDDMGSLGLLEADYMWATKQIKDVAEDCGHKRIVSILEGGYSLSSLARSVVAHIKTLADL; from the coding sequence ATGACCACCACGGCATTCATCACGCACCGTGATTGCTGGCTGCACGACATGGGGTCCATGCACCCCGAGTGCCCCGACCGGCTGTCCGCGATCAACGATCGGCTGATCGCCGCGGGCCTGGACATGTACATCTCCTTCTACGACGCGCCCGTCGCCGAACGCGAGCAGATCATCCGTGTGCATCCGGCCGAGTATCTCGAGAGCCTGCTCAGCAATGTGCCCGAGCACGGCATACGCCACCTCGATCCCGACACGGCGATGAGCCCGGGCACGATGAAGGCCGCCTTGCGATCGGCAGGCGCCGGGGTGTTCGCCACCGATCTGGTCATCAAGGGCGAGATCGAAAACGCCTTCTGCGCCGTCCGCCCGCCCGGTCACCATGCCGAGCGCGCAAAGGCGATGGGGTTCTGCTTCATGAACAACGTCGCCATCGCTGCTCGCCACGCGCTCGAGGTCCATGGACTGGAGCGGGTGGCGGTCGTCGACTTCGACGTCCACCACGGCAATGGCACGGAGGACATCTTCCGCGACGACCCGCGGGTAATGATGGCGGGCATCTTCCAGCACCCGTTCTACCCCTACTCGGGCACCGAGAACCCGCCCGCGCACATGTGCAACGTGCCGCTGCCCGCGGGCACGCGCGGTGATGCCTTCCGTCAGGTCTTCGGCGACATCGTGGTGCCGGCGTTGCGCAGCCACAATCCGCAGATGATCTTCATCTCGGCCGGCTTCGACGCCCACTACGAGGACGACATGGGCTCGCTCGGGTTGCTCGAGGCCGACTACATGTGGGCGACCAAGCAGATCAAGGACGTGGCCGAGGATTGCGGACACAAGCGCATCGTCTCCATCCTCGAGGGGGGCTATTCGCTGTCATCGCTGGCGCGCTCGGTCGTCGCGCACATCAAGACGCTGGCTGATCTCTGA
- a CDS encoding DUF58 domain-containing protein encodes MSKPPPGAAAWRRAADRWLFRIGAPETGPIRLGQRRIYVLPTAAGLSFALALLVMLLASINYNLSLGYGLVFLLGGVATASIVHAFRNLLGLAIRAGRCAPAFAGDAVGFRLLVNNPRPTRRPALRLRARGEVSPFALAPAEEAEVLLACPSRVRGPLPIGRTVIETDWPLGLIRAWSVLVPDATCIVYPAPETTPPPLPEHGAGEGRAGPQSRTGDDDFAGLRAHRRADSPRHIAWKALARGGPLLTKQYVAAQGGDVLLDWSALPPELDDERRLSRLTAWILRAEQAGRRYALKLPGGILGPDHGAKHRDRCLRALALFGLRGEPEDAHEGEQ; translated from the coding sequence ATGTCGAAGCCCCCACCCGGCGCCGCAGCCTGGCGCCGCGCCGCCGACCGCTGGCTCTTTCGCATCGGGGCGCCCGAAACCGGGCCGATTCGGCTCGGACAGCGACGCATCTACGTGCTGCCGACGGCAGCGGGGCTGAGCTTCGCGCTTGCCCTCCTGGTGATGCTGCTGGCCTCGATCAACTACAACCTCAGCCTGGGCTATGGCCTCGTGTTCCTGCTCGGCGGCGTTGCCACGGCCAGCATCGTGCACGCGTTCCGCAACCTGCTCGGCCTGGCGATACGCGCCGGGCGTTGCGCACCGGCGTTCGCGGGTGACGCGGTCGGCTTCAGGCTGCTGGTGAACAATCCGCGCCCGACGCGACGACCCGCGCTGAGGCTCCGCGCCCGCGGCGAGGTCAGCCCGTTCGCCCTCGCGCCTGCGGAGGAGGCAGAGGTACTGCTGGCCTGTCCGAGCCGCGTCCGGGGCCCCCTTCCGATCGGACGGACCGTGATCGAGACCGACTGGCCGCTCGGCCTGATACGCGCCTGGAGCGTGCTCGTTCCGGACGCAACGTGCATCGTCTACCCTGCCCCCGAGACCACCCCCCCACCCCTGCCCGAGCACGGCGCAGGCGAGGGCCGGGCAGGTCCGCAGTCGCGCACGGGAGATGACGACTTCGCCGGTCTGCGCGCCCATCGCCGTGCGGACTCACCCCGCCACATCGCCTGGAAGGCGCTCGCCCGCGGCGGTCCCTTGCTGACCAAGCAATATGTGGCGGCGCAAGGCGGAGACGTGCTGCTCGACTGGTCGGCGTTGCCGCCGGAGCTCGACGACGAACGACGCCTGTCACGCCTGACCGCCTGGATCTTGCGCGCGGAGCAGGCCGGGCGTCGCTATGCCCTGAAGCTGCCTGGCGGCATCCTCGGCCCCGACCATGGCGCGAAGCATCGCGACCGCTGCCTGCGGGCGCTGGCGCTCTTCGGCCTGCGCGGCGAGCCTGAGGACGCGCACGAGGGCGAGCAATGA
- the rlmD gene encoding 23S rRNA (uracil(1939)-C(5))-methyltransferase RlmD translates to MPIAIIESLDHEGRGVTRQDGKAVFVDGALPGERVEYVVRRARPTYEQADTVRILRASAQRVSPRCKHYGTCGGCSMQHLDAVAQAAAKQRILEDALWHIGKIRPEIVFPAIQGPAWGYRYRARLGVRVVPSKGGVRVGFHERRSSYIVDMRECPVLPPRISALLPRLREMIADLSIADRLPQVEIAIGDAVTVFVFRNLLPFSRADVKRIAAFADAEGIQAWQQPQGPDSAVPLHPLEAPELAYTLPEFDVRMDFRPTDFTQVNVHVNRLLIRRSMQLLDPRPGERIADLFCGLGNFSLPIARRGARLIGIEGSDALVARALDNARRNRLDGLTEFHAANLFEATEDSLAALGPLDKLLIDPPREGAIAVVKAIGPQQQPARIVYVSCNPATLARDAAVLVREKGYVLKGAGIANMFPQTSHVESIAVFERAARE, encoded by the coding sequence ATGCCGATCGCCATCATCGAATCCCTGGACCACGAAGGCCGCGGTGTAACGCGACAGGACGGCAAGGCCGTGTTCGTCGACGGTGCGCTGCCGGGCGAACGCGTCGAGTACGTGGTCCGGCGCGCGCGCCCGACCTACGAGCAGGCCGACACCGTGCGCATCCTCAGGGCGAGCGCGCAACGCGTGTCTCCGCGTTGCAAGCACTACGGCACCTGTGGTGGCTGCTCGATGCAGCACCTCGACGCGGTGGCGCAGGCCGCTGCCAAGCAGCGCATCCTCGAGGATGCACTCTGGCACATCGGGAAGATCCGTCCCGAGATCGTCTTCCCCGCGATCCAGGGGCCGGCCTGGGGCTACCGCTACCGGGCCCGGCTCGGGGTGCGCGTGGTGCCGAGCAAGGGCGGGGTGCGGGTGGGCTTTCACGAGCGGCGCTCGAGCTACATCGTGGACATGCGCGAGTGCCCGGTGCTCCCGCCGCGCATTTCGGCGCTGCTGCCGCGCCTGCGGGAGATGATCGCCGACCTGTCGATCGCCGACCGCCTGCCCCAGGTGGAGATCGCGATCGGCGACGCGGTGACGGTGTTCGTGTTCCGCAACCTGCTGCCTTTCAGCCGGGCCGACGTGAAGCGGATCGCGGCCTTCGCCGATGCCGAGGGCATCCAGGCCTGGCAGCAACCGCAGGGCCCGGACTCCGCGGTCCCGCTGCATCCGCTCGAGGCGCCGGAGCTCGCCTACACGCTGCCCGAGTTCGACGTGCGCATGGACTTCCGCCCGACCGACTTCACGCAGGTCAACGTGCATGTGAACCGGCTGCTGATCCGGCGCTCGATGCAACTGCTCGATCCGCGTCCGGGCGAGCGGATCGCCGACCTGTTCTGCGGACTCGGCAACTTCAGCCTGCCGATCGCACGTCGGGGTGCGCGCCTGATCGGGATCGAGGGGAGCGACGCACTGGTCGCCCGCGCCCTCGACAACGCCCGCCGCAACCGCCTGGACGGGCTCACCGAATTTCATGCCGCCAACCTCTTCGAGGCCACCGAGGATAGCCTCGCGGCGCTCGGGCCGCTGGACAAGCTGCTGATCGATCCACCGCGTGAAGGCGCGATCGCGGTGGTCAAGGCGATCGGCCCGCAGCAGCAGCCGGCCCGCATCGTCTATGTGTCCTGCAACCCCGCAACGCTGGCGCGCGATGCTGCCGTGCTGGTCAGGGAGAAGGGCTATGTGCTCAAGGGCGCCGGTATCGCCAACATGTTTCCGCAGACCTCGCATGTCGAGTCGATCGCCGTGTTCGAGCGTGCGGCGCGTGAGTGA
- the mltB gene encoding lytic murein transglycosylase B — protein sequence MTPSTAVAPRRSTAPLRLRRGTALLAAAALLLGLPTVGSASYAEREDARSFVAEVAARHGFEPAELDRALAQARHDPTVIRLITPPTRKGARSWQNYRARFLDRTRIDAGRAFWRAYADELARASARFGVPPEIIVAIIGVETLYGRNTGNFETLSALATLAFDYPPRAELFRRELEALFLLAREQGRDPASYSGSFAGALGYPQFLPSSVRAYAVDFDGDGRIDFDSDAIDAIGSVANYLRTHGWQTNAPVAERARLAPGTDAAALVAAGIEPSLDPGVLERKGVTTLDGRTAAETATVVDLETPGADTEFWLGYRNFYVITRYNRSSFYAMSVFELAEALRLGQLVDEMRASRQ from the coding sequence ATGACCCCGAGCACCGCAGTTGCCCCCCGCCGATCCACCGCCCCGCTCCGCCTGCGTCGAGGCACCGCGCTGCTGGCAGCCGCAGCGTTGCTCCTCGGCCTGCCCACCGTTGGCAGCGCGTCCTACGCCGAGCGCGAGGACGCGCGCAGTTTCGTCGCCGAGGTCGCCGCCCGCCACGGCTTCGAGCCGGCCGAACTCGACCGCGCGCTCGCGCAGGCGCGTCACGACCCGACGGTCATCCGCCTGATCACCCCTCCGACCCGCAAGGGGGCCCGCTCGTGGCAGAACTATCGCGCACGCTTCCTCGATCGCACACGGATCGATGCCGGGCGAGCGTTCTGGCGTGCCTACGCGGACGAACTCGCGCGTGCATCGGCGCGGTTCGGCGTGCCACCCGAGATCATCGTCGCCATCATCGGGGTCGAGACCCTTTACGGGCGCAACACCGGAAATTTCGAAACGCTGTCTGCGCTGGCGACGCTCGCCTTCGATTATCCGCCGCGCGCGGAGCTGTTCCGACGCGAACTGGAGGCCCTGTTCCTGCTCGCCCGCGAACAAGGCCGGGATCCGGCGAGCTACAGCGGCTCCTTTGCAGGCGCACTCGGCTACCCGCAGTTCCTGCCGAGCAGCGTGCGGGCATACGCCGTGGATTTCGACGGCGACGGCCGCATCGACTTCGACTCCGACGCGATCGACGCCATCGGCAGCGTGGCGAACTATCTGCGTACCCACGGCTGGCAGACGAATGCGCCGGTCGCCGAACGCGCGCGACTCGCCCCCGGTACGGACGCCGCCGCCCTGGTCGCGGCCGGCATCGAGCCGAGCCTCGACCCCGGCGTGCTCGAGCGCAAGGGTGTCACCACCCTCGACGGGCGCACCGCAGCCGAGACTGCGACGGTGGTCGATCTCGAGACACCAGGCGCCGACACCGAATTCTGGCTGGGCTACCGCAACTTCTACGTGATCACCCGCTACAATCGCAGCAGCTTCTATGCCATGTCGGTTTTCGAGCTCGCCGAAGCGCTACGCCTTGGCCAGCTGGTCGACGAGATGCGCGCTTCTCGCCAATGA
- a CDS encoding DUF2189 domain-containing protein, producing the protein MTERPAALDPSATLRPAPLALADISAAVRFGVAQFRTIPWLSAAFAALFVSMGLFMYLVLEFGQIAPMSLSLAGGFMLVGPILLAGFFSVSDKLRNGRHPAFGDIWDGFRRMPRGGWVISFVCGLLFLIWITDAGILYGFMVGREPFGFLRLLRIEGVVVNYAGYSAIMGGVLAFILFAVSAFSIPLIYDGRAQLVSGVVASVRAVFGRFGVMMCWALVLAAVIITSTLLLPLLLVTLPVMAYASRELYYRTFPPGHD; encoded by the coding sequence ATGACCGAACGACCCGCCGCGCTCGATCCCTCCGCCACCCTCAGGCCCGCGCCCCTGGCGCTCGCAGACATCAGCGCCGCGGTCCGCTTCGGTGTCGCGCAGTTCCGCACCATTCCCTGGCTGAGCGCCGCTTTCGCCGCGCTCTTCGTGAGCATGGGCCTGTTCATGTACCTGGTGCTCGAATTCGGTCAGATCGCACCGATGAGCCTGTCCCTTGCAGGCGGCTTCATGCTGGTCGGCCCGATCCTGCTTGCGGGCTTCTTTTCGGTTTCGGACAAGTTGCGGAACGGGCGCCACCCCGCCTTCGGCGACATCTGGGACGGGTTCCGGCGCATGCCGCGCGGAGGCTGGGTGATTTCCTTCGTCTGCGGCCTTCTGTTCCTGATCTGGATTACCGACGCCGGCATTCTCTATGGCTTCATGGTGGGCCGCGAGCCGTTCGGATTCCTGCGCCTGCTGCGCATCGAGGGCGTGGTGGTGAACTACGCGGGATACAGCGCGATCATGGGAGGCGTGCTCGCCTTCATCCTGTTCGCAGTGTCGGCATTCTCGATACCCCTGATCTACGACGGCCGCGCCCAGCTCGTGTCGGGAGTGGTTGCCAGCGTACGCGCGGTGTTCGGTCGCTTCGGCGTGATGATGTGCTGGGCGCTCGTGCTCGCGGCGGTCATCATCACGAGCACCCTGCTGCTGCCGCTGCTCCTCGTCACCCTTCCGGTGATGGCCTACGCAAGCCGCGAGCTCTACTACCGGACCTTTCCCCCCGGACACGACTGA